Below is a window of Gemmatimonadota bacterium DNA.
AGCGTCACGACGATCATATACAACACGGGGGTTATCTCGCTGATCACGGCCTCGCGCTCGTACGAGAACCCCTCGACCGCAGTCGTGTCTGCAGCCGTCCCTATCGAAAGTGAGTCGAACGGCGTCGCTTCCAAGGAGTCCAGCCGTTCGTTGGCGAGCACGACGATCTCCGACTGGACGGCCGCATACCTTATCTGGATCCCCAGAGCGGCGCTGAGCTGTAGCACCATCAAGACGCCCATCGAGAAGATGAGGAGCGCACCCATCACTTCGATGAGCGTAAAACCGCTGCAGCGGCGAGTGGAGGTCCATGGTTGTTGGTTCAAGTCTGCTCGACTTTCGACGCTCCCATGCTGTTGAACGAGACGGTGTACATGGTGGCTCCGGAAGAAAACGATGCCGTTCCGAGCGCGCCAGAAGCCCCGCTGAGGTCGGCGATTCC
It encodes the following:
- a CDS encoding prepilin-type N-terminal cleavage/methylation domain-containing protein; translated protein: MNQQPWTSTRRCSGFTLIEVMGALLIFSMGVLMVLQLSAALGIQIRYAAVQSEIVVLANERLDSLEATPFDSLSIGTAADTTAVEGFSYEREAVISEITPVLYMIVVTLTPLNDAAPSYSVTSYMSAVW